A window of the Megalopta genalis isolate 19385.01 chromosome 2, iyMegGena1_principal, whole genome shotgun sequence genome harbors these coding sequences:
- the mud gene encoding mushroom body defect isoform X2, with translation MEALEEMDHIDITSLLLLHICQYEPTFYESMCNKLQYEIQIQIKMFLEMVIPYGKEINKQSLRAAISELENGAPKTPVTPRTPKTEFLKDFLNTPATTRSAQSHRLLYQRNRELKKLINELEVERFEKADLQEDLQIQQNKIENLQKRLEEKTAQLKAIRDERLPQTPQSCKKSKNTVDCEQYYKNEVDHLENELLKKQDEIDKLETENFSLSKKLAGIEKECKCFKQKLVICETSLENMQIEREIKDRELSCLKTSNEELHALLKDLNRRDDKEQSFEIDGVGLLNLSTPFLNTSEALSTVVEIQLQEAKEESALLKSQIDVLNQKLQEKTIQLQDTEFKLDTTMKKFTEQIKSLQTENTLINQKNQSLESICTFQENSLLLIEEAKNSLNVVVGTSKEKVKDLEDLLKNENINNKKLNDELLEAKKQIHDNIVHTENLTHQNNLYKSSIENCNKNLKSIIFNSLKMKNDVNNLDDATTKQLIERLEICLHSFNEKATSQQMELESLNNEMEEIKSKVELYQLQICKLEEKDKQNVEEISKLKKINEENVKEISELNIIVQKNISSLKEAQIQKEIVEKDLCVLKDKMHKKNELLKSSARTIQNLKENFDILVTEYCSTKKNIMNQINKYSKQNNEIFKNVLNTCKRIHNNFVQEQKHRTETENKLTNNKKELKDSENLNTSLKSNLEKNKQTISELEAELTKMKEKLRESVQESEDIQKMNEKVEKENEDMKSQTEKALLELHIINEKLKLLKVKDEKIANLIKEISSLKLKEEQIIHLQKEEEFKLKNFIKELEIRVSEKQRDSDELKIQIKLTQETLELAENKFEKLSKETADSEAKMKEIIMNLQEVRTTQDAVLSTQEKALKERDLQMDKLQKEFNESKGMLNMQLENEKSLCQSLQSKNSELQIQLYKQIKTTEELQETLKREKEEHERSKEYCKVVDVRKSKIVQICNELEHSVADLKLVIAKTSPTKENFYSEIYDASPLNSGDDTVDNILNIVKTSINEMDASHKLIFYLSNVNTSLNKIVENQKLKLEDYSKQSEEIKSLKNEVYKLKSTEEKHVKHILNLINYKESLRDSLQSIIEFRTNLDSSLDELKQKWDKLITKSYNVFTIDKSACDELKSIQAKKSYLESILSKYNTYHLQNIMTIDAILWENFLWTEDALKNTYLNVTGNEVIPDIPTNTFLNEKTVIEAELQKCVTLEKDIAETKKEIDDFSKTILTLEDDFKFDETKFQSKVEKELRSKINEMIEERNDVGSKLNCAQMKNAKLEGHIEELRKTLEELKAATSTQMEILRKESIQLKEDNLKLQEENTELRKRPKKEDIDEQIRDIHEKYKIKLDEIKQNMKTAYHERISQLNKEQEQCVQEKLESLQKKMETQCRKQADELNKYKAHAAGLSSQIWNLGEKLLSERQENKKLQKELNDLKDQQMFPSIEYKTSNFEKKTLLSGEKKEEILHKVSVIQENTAYERRCSIRSIQALGNAFNAEDEEGEVFDNIYLADMKNGHTSVISDTDRLTILKKRNALCKPHLKSSYPAETQCNSLPFTEEEIKSGSVPDDIFNDSLSQSLLPEQKARKRDRTQTSYKKPGPPTPSRNGGRLSLQGNELKSPNSRILKERNKERATTTPRTLKGLFLSRRQDENTAVTPRNRRSSIFRKYRGTTDR, from the exons ATGGAAGCATTGGAGGAGATGGATCATATAGATATTACATCCTTACTTTTATTACATATATGCCAATACGAACCTACTTTTTATGAATCGATGTGTAACAAATTACAATAtgaaattcaaattcaaattaaAATGTTCTTAGAAATGGTCATTCCTTATgggaaagaaataaataaacagtCTTTGAGAGCTGCAATATCTGAATTGGAAAACGGAGCACCAAAAACACCagtaacaccaagaacaccaaaaaCAGAATTTTTGAAAGATTTTTTGAATACTCCTGCTACTACACGATCTGCTCAGAGTCATAGATTATTATACCAACGAAATCGTGAACTAAAAAAGTTAATAAACGAATTAGAAGTTGAACGATTTGAAAAAGCAGATTTACAAGAGGATTTACAAatacaacaaaataaaatagaaaatttacaAAAACGGTTAGAGGAAAAGACAGCCCAATTGAAAGCAATACGAGATGAAAGATTACCGCAGACCCCACAATCTTGTAAGAAAAGCAAAAATACAGTAGATTGtgaacaatattataaaaacgaagtagATCATTTGGAAAATGAGCTACTAAAGAAACAGGATGAAATAGATAAGTTAGAAACAGAGAATTTTAGCTTGTCTAAAAAATTAGCAGGAATAGAAAAAGAATGTAaatgttttaaacaaaaattagtcATATGTGAAACGTCATTAGAAAATATGCAAATTGAAAGAGAAATTAAAGATAGAGAACTGTCGTGTCTTAAAACTTCTAATGAAGAATTACATGCTCTTTTGAAAGACCTTAATAGACGAGATGATAAGGAACAGAGCTTTGAAATTGATGGTGTAGGACTCTTAAATTTATCTACTCCATTTCTAAACACCAGCGAAGCACTTAGTACAGTGGTTGAAATACAACTACAAGAAGCAAAAGAAGAATCTGCTTTGTTGAAAAGCCAAATTGATGTTTTAAATCAAAAATTACAAGAGAAAACAATACAGTTACAAGATACAGAATTTAAGCTAGATACCACCATGAAAAAATTCACTGAACAGATCAAATCTCTACAAACAGAAAACACGTTAATAAATCAGAAGAATCAAAGTTTGGAATCAATATGCACTTTTCAAGAAAATTCATTGCTCCTAATTGAGGAAGCAAAAAATAGTCTAAACGTCGTAGTAGGTACTTCGAAAGAAAAAGTAAAAGATTTGGAAGACCTTCTGAAGaacgaaaatataaataataagaaattaaatGATGAACTATTAGAGGCAAAAAAACAGATACATGACAACATTGTACATACAGAAAATTTAACGCATcaaaataatttgtataaatCTTCTATTGAAAACTGTAATAAAAATTTGAAgagtataatatttaatagcctaaaaatgaaaaatgatgtAAATAATTTAGACGATGCAACAACCAAACAGCTTATTGAAAGACTTGAAATATGTTTACACAGTTTTAATGAAAAAGCTACTTCTCAACAAATGGAACTTGAATCTTTAAATAATGAAATGGAAGAAATTAAATCAAAGGTAGAACTGTATCAATTACAAATATGCAAATTAGAAGAAAAAGATAAACAAAATGTTGAAGAAATATCAAAGCTGAAGAAAATTAATGAAGAAAATGTAAAAGAGATTAGTGAACTCAATATTATTGTACAGAAGAATATTTCGTCTTTAAAAGAAGCTCAAATCCAAaaagaaattgtagaaaaagatTTATGTGTCCTTAAGGATAAGATGCATAAGAAAAATGAATTATTAAAATCGTCTGCAAGAACTatacaaaatttaaaagaaaattttgatatCCTTGTAACAGAATACTGTTCAACAAAGAAGAATATAATGAATCAGATAAATAAGTACAGTAAACAAAAcaacgaaatatttaaaaacgtcttgaatacttgtaaaagaatacataataattttgttcaagAACAAAAGCACAGAACGGAAACAGAAAATAAACttactaataataaaaaagaattgaAAGATAGTGAAAATTTAAATACGTCATTAAAAAGTAACTTAgagaaaaataaacaaacaataaGTGAATTAGAGGCAGAATTAACAAAGATGAAAGAAAAATTAAGAGAATCTGTTCAAGAATCAGAAGATATTCAGAAAATGAACGAAAAAGTTGAGAAAGAAAACGAAGATATGAAATCCCAAACTGAAAAAGCTTTGTTGGAATTACATATTATAAATGAAAAACTTAAATTATTGAAAGTCAAAGATGAAAAAATTGCTAATTTAATTAAAGAAATCAGTTCTttaaaattaaaagaagaaCAAATTATTCATCTGCAGAAGGAAGAAGAATTCAAATTAAAGAATTTCATCAAGGAATTGGAAATAAGAGTGTCAGAGAAGCAACGCGATTCAGACGAATTAAAAATTCAGATAAAACTAACACAAGAGACATTGGAGCTTGCAGagaataaatttgaaaaattatcaAAAGAAACAGCTGATTCTGAAgcgaaaatgaaagaaataattATGAACCTTCAAGAAGTAAGAACTACTCAAGATGCAGTTTTAAGTACTCAGGAAAAAGCTCTAAAGGAAAGAGATTTACAGATGGATAAACTTCAGAAAGAGTTTAATGAATCGAAAGGTATGTTAAATATGCAATTGGAGAACGAAAAATCATTATGTCAAAGTTTGCAAAGTAAAAATTCCGAATTACAAATCCAGTTGTATAAGCAGATCAAAACCACAGAAGAATTACAAGAAACATtaaagagagaaaaggaggaACATGAAAGAAGTAAAGAATATTGTAAAGTTGTTGATGTAAGAAaatcaaaaattgtacaaatttgTAACGAATTAGAGCATTCAGTTGCAGATTTGAAATTGGTAATCGCAAAAACAAGTCCAACAAAAGAAAACTTCTATTCGGAGATTTACGACGCGTCTCCTTTAAATAGTGGTGATGATACAGttgataatattttaaatattgtaaaaacatCTATTAATGAAATGGACGCATCACACAAATTGATTTTCTATCTATCTAATGTAAATACAAGTTTAAATAAAATCGTGGAAAATCAAAAACTCAAACTCGAGGATTACTCTAAACAATCTGAAGAAATCAAATCATTGAAGAATGAGGTATATAAATTGAAGAGTACAGAAGAAAAACATGTGAAGCATATATTAAATCTAATCAATTACAAGGAATCGTTACGAGATTCGTTACAGAGTATTATCGAATTCAGAACAAATTTAGATTCATCTTTGGATGAACTGAAACAGAAATGGGATAAATTAATAACAAAATCTTATAACGTCTTTACGATTGACAAATCGGCTTGTGACGAATTGAAAAGTATACAAGCAAAAAAGTCATACCTTGAAAGTATTTTATCTAAATATAACACTTATCATCTGCAAAATATAATGACTATCGACGCTATTCTATGGGAAAATTTCCTGTGGACAGAAGATGCATTgaaaaatacatatttaaatgtaACAGGAAATGAAGTCATTCCTGATATTCCTACAAATACTTTCTTAAACGAGAAAACAGTCATTGAAGCTGAGTTACAGAAATGTGTAACTTTAGAAAAGGATATTGCTGAAACTAAGAAAGAAATAGATGATTTTTCTAAAACAATTCTTACATTGGAAGATGATTTTAAATTTGATGAAACTAAATTTCAGTCTAAGGTGGAAAAGGAATTGCGATCTAAAATTAATGAAATGATAGAAGAGAGGAATGACGTTGGAAGTAAACTAAATTGTGCACAAATGAAAAATGCAAAATTGGAAGGCCATATTGAAGAACTCCGAAAAACCCTGGAAGAATTAAAAGCTGCTACATCAACACAAATGgaaattttgaggaaagaaagtATCCAACTAAAAGAAGACAACTTAAAGCTACAAGAAGAAAACACTGAATTGAGGAAGAGGCCGAAGAAAGAAGACATTGATGAACAGATAAGAGACAttcatgaaaaatataaaattaaattagatgAAATTAAGCAAAATATG AAAACAGCATATCATGAACGAATATCTCAGTTGAacaaagaacaagaacaatgtGTACAGGAAAAATTGGAATCATTACAAAAGAAAATGGAAACACAATGTCGTAAACAAGCAGACGAATTGAACAAATATAAAGCACACGCTGCAGGCCTGAGTTCACAGATTTGGAATCTGGGAGAAAAACTCTTAAGTGAAAGACAAGAGAACAAAAAATTACAGAAGGAGTTGAACGATCTAAAAGATCAACAAATGTTTCCATCGATTGAGTACAAAACTTCGAA TTTCGAGAAAAAAACTTTACTATCAGgagaaaagaaagaagagaTTTTACACAAAGTTTCAGTGATACAAGAAAatacagcatacgaaagaagaTGTAGCATTAGAAGTATACAAGCATTGGGTAATGCATTCAATGCAGAAGACGAAGAAGGAGAAGTttttgataatatttatttag cTGACATGAAAAATGGCCATACTTCAGTCATCTCCGACACTGATCGGTTAACTATTCTGAAAAAAAGAAATGCTCTTTGCAAACCACATTTGAAATCATCTTATCCGGCCGAAACACAATGTAATTCTCTACCGTTTACGGAAGAAGAAATCAAA TCAGGCTCAGTACCGGATGATATATTTAATGATAGTTTAAGTCAGAGTCTACTGCCTGAACAGAAAGCAAGAAAAAGAGACAGAACTCAG ACATCGTATAAAAAGCCGGGCCCCCCAACACCTAGTAGGAATGGCGGAAGATTGTCACTACaa GGTAATGAACTAAAGAGTCCAAATTCAAGAATACTAAaggagagaaataaagaaagagcAACAACTACACCACGCACATTGAAGGGTCTATTCCTTTCAAGACGACAAGATGAA AATACAGCAGTTACACCACGAAATCGTAGAAGCAGTATTTTCCGCAAATATCGTGGTACAACCGATAGATGA
- the mud gene encoding mushroom body defect isoform X1 — MMKLWLQLLLEWLNCLDVAGINMKDIKDLEDGKFYKKLLELCAWKGTIDISDTENIVTKFLQDKYPEFVYDMEALEEMDHIDITSLLLLHICQYEPTFYESMCNKLQYEIQIQIKMFLEMVIPYGKEINKQSLRAAISELENGAPKTPVTPRTPKTEFLKDFLNTPATTRSAQSHRLLYQRNRELKKLINELEVERFEKADLQEDLQIQQNKIENLQKRLEEKTAQLKAIRDERLPQTPQSCKKSKNTVDCEQYYKNEVDHLENELLKKQDEIDKLETENFSLSKKLAGIEKECKCFKQKLVICETSLENMQIEREIKDRELSCLKTSNEELHALLKDLNRRDDKEQSFEIDGVGLLNLSTPFLNTSEALSTVVEIQLQEAKEESALLKSQIDVLNQKLQEKTIQLQDTEFKLDTTMKKFTEQIKSLQTENTLINQKNQSLESICTFQENSLLLIEEAKNSLNVVVGTSKEKVKDLEDLLKNENINNKKLNDELLEAKKQIHDNIVHTENLTHQNNLYKSSIENCNKNLKSIIFNSLKMKNDVNNLDDATTKQLIERLEICLHSFNEKATSQQMELESLNNEMEEIKSKVELYQLQICKLEEKDKQNVEEISKLKKINEENVKEISELNIIVQKNISSLKEAQIQKEIVEKDLCVLKDKMHKKNELLKSSARTIQNLKENFDILVTEYCSTKKNIMNQINKYSKQNNEIFKNVLNTCKRIHNNFVQEQKHRTETENKLTNNKKELKDSENLNTSLKSNLEKNKQTISELEAELTKMKEKLRESVQESEDIQKMNEKVEKENEDMKSQTEKALLELHIINEKLKLLKVKDEKIANLIKEISSLKLKEEQIIHLQKEEEFKLKNFIKELEIRVSEKQRDSDELKIQIKLTQETLELAENKFEKLSKETADSEAKMKEIIMNLQEVRTTQDAVLSTQEKALKERDLQMDKLQKEFNESKGMLNMQLENEKSLCQSLQSKNSELQIQLYKQIKTTEELQETLKREKEEHERSKEYCKVVDVRKSKIVQICNELEHSVADLKLVIAKTSPTKENFYSEIYDASPLNSGDDTVDNILNIVKTSINEMDASHKLIFYLSNVNTSLNKIVENQKLKLEDYSKQSEEIKSLKNEVYKLKSTEEKHVKHILNLINYKESLRDSLQSIIEFRTNLDSSLDELKQKWDKLITKSYNVFTIDKSACDELKSIQAKKSYLESILSKYNTYHLQNIMTIDAILWENFLWTEDALKNTYLNVTGNEVIPDIPTNTFLNEKTVIEAELQKCVTLEKDIAETKKEIDDFSKTILTLEDDFKFDETKFQSKVEKELRSKINEMIEERNDVGSKLNCAQMKNAKLEGHIEELRKTLEELKAATSTQMEILRKESIQLKEDNLKLQEENTELRKRPKKEDIDEQIRDIHEKYKIKLDEIKQNMKTAYHERISQLNKEQEQCVQEKLESLQKKMETQCRKQADELNKYKAHAAGLSSQIWNLGEKLLSERQENKKLQKELNDLKDQQMFPSIEYKTSNFEKKTLLSGEKKEEILHKVSVIQENTAYERRCSIRSIQALGNAFNAEDEEGEVFDNIYLADMKNGHTSVISDTDRLTILKKRNALCKPHLKSSYPAETQCNSLPFTEEEIKSGSVPDDIFNDSLSQSLLPEQKARKRDRTQTSYKKPGPPTPSRNGGRLSLQGNELKSPNSRILKERNKERATTTPRTLKGLFLSRRQDENTAVTPRNRRSSIFRKYRGTTDR, encoded by the exons ATGATGAAGCTATGGCTACAACTACTGTTGGAATGG ctCAATTGCTTAGACGTAGCAGGAATAAATATGAAAGATATCAAAGATTTAGAAGATGGAAAGTTTTATAAAAAGTTGTTAGAATTATG TGCTTGGAAAGGTACCATCGATATATCAGATACTGAAAATATAGTTACAAAATTTTTACAAG ATAAATATCCTGAATTTGTATATGATATGGAAGCATTGGAGGAGATGGATCATATAGATATTACATCCTTACTTTTATTACATATATGCCAATACGAACCTACTTTTTATGAATCGATGTGTAACAAATTACAATAtgaaattcaaattcaaattaaAATGTTCTTAGAAATGGTCATTCCTTATgggaaagaaataaataaacagtCTTTGAGAGCTGCAATATCTGAATTGGAAAACGGAGCACCAAAAACACCagtaacaccaagaacaccaaaaaCAGAATTTTTGAAAGATTTTTTGAATACTCCTGCTACTACACGATCTGCTCAGAGTCATAGATTATTATACCAACGAAATCGTGAACTAAAAAAGTTAATAAACGAATTAGAAGTTGAACGATTTGAAAAAGCAGATTTACAAGAGGATTTACAAatacaacaaaataaaatagaaaatttacaAAAACGGTTAGAGGAAAAGACAGCCCAATTGAAAGCAATACGAGATGAAAGATTACCGCAGACCCCACAATCTTGTAAGAAAAGCAAAAATACAGTAGATTGtgaacaatattataaaaacgaagtagATCATTTGGAAAATGAGCTACTAAAGAAACAGGATGAAATAGATAAGTTAGAAACAGAGAATTTTAGCTTGTCTAAAAAATTAGCAGGAATAGAAAAAGAATGTAaatgttttaaacaaaaattagtcATATGTGAAACGTCATTAGAAAATATGCAAATTGAAAGAGAAATTAAAGATAGAGAACTGTCGTGTCTTAAAACTTCTAATGAAGAATTACATGCTCTTTTGAAAGACCTTAATAGACGAGATGATAAGGAACAGAGCTTTGAAATTGATGGTGTAGGACTCTTAAATTTATCTACTCCATTTCTAAACACCAGCGAAGCACTTAGTACAGTGGTTGAAATACAACTACAAGAAGCAAAAGAAGAATCTGCTTTGTTGAAAAGCCAAATTGATGTTTTAAATCAAAAATTACAAGAGAAAACAATACAGTTACAAGATACAGAATTTAAGCTAGATACCACCATGAAAAAATTCACTGAACAGATCAAATCTCTACAAACAGAAAACACGTTAATAAATCAGAAGAATCAAAGTTTGGAATCAATATGCACTTTTCAAGAAAATTCATTGCTCCTAATTGAGGAAGCAAAAAATAGTCTAAACGTCGTAGTAGGTACTTCGAAAGAAAAAGTAAAAGATTTGGAAGACCTTCTGAAGaacgaaaatataaataataagaaattaaatGATGAACTATTAGAGGCAAAAAAACAGATACATGACAACATTGTACATACAGAAAATTTAACGCATcaaaataatttgtataaatCTTCTATTGAAAACTGTAATAAAAATTTGAAgagtataatatttaatagcctaaaaatgaaaaatgatgtAAATAATTTAGACGATGCAACAACCAAACAGCTTATTGAAAGACTTGAAATATGTTTACACAGTTTTAATGAAAAAGCTACTTCTCAACAAATGGAACTTGAATCTTTAAATAATGAAATGGAAGAAATTAAATCAAAGGTAGAACTGTATCAATTACAAATATGCAAATTAGAAGAAAAAGATAAACAAAATGTTGAAGAAATATCAAAGCTGAAGAAAATTAATGAAGAAAATGTAAAAGAGATTAGTGAACTCAATATTATTGTACAGAAGAATATTTCGTCTTTAAAAGAAGCTCAAATCCAAaaagaaattgtagaaaaagatTTATGTGTCCTTAAGGATAAGATGCATAAGAAAAATGAATTATTAAAATCGTCTGCAAGAACTatacaaaatttaaaagaaaattttgatatCCTTGTAACAGAATACTGTTCAACAAAGAAGAATATAATGAATCAGATAAATAAGTACAGTAAACAAAAcaacgaaatatttaaaaacgtcttgaatacttgtaaaagaatacataataattttgttcaagAACAAAAGCACAGAACGGAAACAGAAAATAAACttactaataataaaaaagaattgaAAGATAGTGAAAATTTAAATACGTCATTAAAAAGTAACTTAgagaaaaataaacaaacaataaGTGAATTAGAGGCAGAATTAACAAAGATGAAAGAAAAATTAAGAGAATCTGTTCAAGAATCAGAAGATATTCAGAAAATGAACGAAAAAGTTGAGAAAGAAAACGAAGATATGAAATCCCAAACTGAAAAAGCTTTGTTGGAATTACATATTATAAATGAAAAACTTAAATTATTGAAAGTCAAAGATGAAAAAATTGCTAATTTAATTAAAGAAATCAGTTCTttaaaattaaaagaagaaCAAATTATTCATCTGCAGAAGGAAGAAGAATTCAAATTAAAGAATTTCATCAAGGAATTGGAAATAAGAGTGTCAGAGAAGCAACGCGATTCAGACGAATTAAAAATTCAGATAAAACTAACACAAGAGACATTGGAGCTTGCAGagaataaatttgaaaaattatcaAAAGAAACAGCTGATTCTGAAgcgaaaatgaaagaaataattATGAACCTTCAAGAAGTAAGAACTACTCAAGATGCAGTTTTAAGTACTCAGGAAAAAGCTCTAAAGGAAAGAGATTTACAGATGGATAAACTTCAGAAAGAGTTTAATGAATCGAAAGGTATGTTAAATATGCAATTGGAGAACGAAAAATCATTATGTCAAAGTTTGCAAAGTAAAAATTCCGAATTACAAATCCAGTTGTATAAGCAGATCAAAACCACAGAAGAATTACAAGAAACATtaaagagagaaaaggaggaACATGAAAGAAGTAAAGAATATTGTAAAGTTGTTGATGTAAGAAaatcaaaaattgtacaaatttgTAACGAATTAGAGCATTCAGTTGCAGATTTGAAATTGGTAATCGCAAAAACAAGTCCAACAAAAGAAAACTTCTATTCGGAGATTTACGACGCGTCTCCTTTAAATAGTGGTGATGATACAGttgataatattttaaatattgtaaaaacatCTATTAATGAAATGGACGCATCACACAAATTGATTTTCTATCTATCTAATGTAAATACAAGTTTAAATAAAATCGTGGAAAATCAAAAACTCAAACTCGAGGATTACTCTAAACAATCTGAAGAAATCAAATCATTGAAGAATGAGGTATATAAATTGAAGAGTACAGAAGAAAAACATGTGAAGCATATATTAAATCTAATCAATTACAAGGAATCGTTACGAGATTCGTTACAGAGTATTATCGAATTCAGAACAAATTTAGATTCATCTTTGGATGAACTGAAACAGAAATGGGATAAATTAATAACAAAATCTTATAACGTCTTTACGATTGACAAATCGGCTTGTGACGAATTGAAAAGTATACAAGCAAAAAAGTCATACCTTGAAAGTATTTTATCTAAATATAACACTTATCATCTGCAAAATATAATGACTATCGACGCTATTCTATGGGAAAATTTCCTGTGGACAGAAGATGCATTgaaaaatacatatttaaatgtaACAGGAAATGAAGTCATTCCTGATATTCCTACAAATACTTTCTTAAACGAGAAAACAGTCATTGAAGCTGAGTTACAGAAATGTGTAACTTTAGAAAAGGATATTGCTGAAACTAAGAAAGAAATAGATGATTTTTCTAAAACAATTCTTACATTGGAAGATGATTTTAAATTTGATGAAACTAAATTTCAGTCTAAGGTGGAAAAGGAATTGCGATCTAAAATTAATGAAATGATAGAAGAGAGGAATGACGTTGGAAGTAAACTAAATTGTGCACAAATGAAAAATGCAAAATTGGAAGGCCATATTGAAGAACTCCGAAAAACCCTGGAAGAATTAAAAGCTGCTACATCAACACAAATGgaaattttgaggaaagaaagtATCCAACTAAAAGAAGACAACTTAAAGCTACAAGAAGAAAACACTGAATTGAGGAAGAGGCCGAAGAAAGAAGACATTGATGAACAGATAAGAGACAttcatgaaaaatataaaattaaattagatgAAATTAAGCAAAATATG AAAACAGCATATCATGAACGAATATCTCAGTTGAacaaagaacaagaacaatgtGTACAGGAAAAATTGGAATCATTACAAAAGAAAATGGAAACACAATGTCGTAAACAAGCAGACGAATTGAACAAATATAAAGCACACGCTGCAGGCCTGAGTTCACAGATTTGGAATCTGGGAGAAAAACTCTTAAGTGAAAGACAAGAGAACAAAAAATTACAGAAGGAGTTGAACGATCTAAAAGATCAACAAATGTTTCCATCGATTGAGTACAAAACTTCGAA TTTCGAGAAAAAAACTTTACTATCAGgagaaaagaaagaagagaTTTTACACAAAGTTTCAGTGATACAAGAAAatacagcatacgaaagaagaTGTAGCATTAGAAGTATACAAGCATTGGGTAATGCATTCAATGCAGAAGACGAAGAAGGAGAAGTttttgataatatttatttag cTGACATGAAAAATGGCCATACTTCAGTCATCTCCGACACTGATCGGTTAACTATTCTGAAAAAAAGAAATGCTCTTTGCAAACCACATTTGAAATCATCTTATCCGGCCGAAACACAATGTAATTCTCTACCGTTTACGGAAGAAGAAATCAAA TCAGGCTCAGTACCGGATGATATATTTAATGATAGTTTAAGTCAGAGTCTACTGCCTGAACAGAAAGCAAGAAAAAGAGACAGAACTCAG ACATCGTATAAAAAGCCGGGCCCCCCAACACCTAGTAGGAATGGCGGAAGATTGTCACTACaa GGTAATGAACTAAAGAGTCCAAATTCAAGAATACTAAaggagagaaataaagaaagagcAACAACTACACCACGCACATTGAAGGGTCTATTCCTTTCAAGACGACAAGATGAA AATACAGCAGTTACACCACGAAATCGTAGAAGCAGTATTTTCCGCAAATATCGTGGTACAACCGATAGATGA